A section of the Helicobacter pylori genome encodes:
- the gmhA gene encoding D-sedoheptulose 7-phosphate isomerase, producing MIDGLIKKEFLAHKEALEKSLESLQEALKQSVHLLIETLENQGKILICGNGGSASDAQHFAAELTGRYKLERKGLSAISLSTDTSALTAIANDYGYEEVFARQVEALGVKNDVLIGISTSGNSKNVLKAYEKAKDLGVKTLSLVGRDGGKMKPLSDMALIVPSDDTPRIQEMHILMIHILCDCIERHFANKN from the coding sequence ATGATTGATGGTTTGATTAAAAAAGAATTTTTAGCCCATAAGGAAGCGTTAGAAAAAAGTTTAGAGAGTTTGCAAGAAGCACTAAAACAAAGCGTTCATCTTTTGATAGAAACTTTAGAAAACCAAGGGAAAATCCTTATTTGTGGTAACGGGGGGAGTGCTAGCGATGCGCAGCATTTTGCCGCTGAATTGACCGGGCGTTATAAATTGGAAAGGAAAGGCTTGAGCGCAATAAGTTTAAGCACGGATACCTCAGCCCTCACCGCCATTGCAAACGATTATGGTTATGAAGAAGTGTTTGCCAGACAAGTAGAAGCGTTGGGGGTAAAAAACGATGTTTTGATAGGGATTTCTACAAGCGGTAATTCCAAAAATGTCCTAAAAGCTTATGAAAAAGCCAAAGATTTAGGGGTAAAAACGCTTAGTTTAGTGGGGCGTGATGGGGGGAAAATGAAGCCTTTAAGCGATATGGCTTTGATTGTCCCTAGCGATGATACCCCACGAATCCAAGAAATGCACATTCTTATGATCCACATCTTATGCGATTGCATTGAAAGGCATTTCGCTAATAAAAATTAG